Proteins encoded by one window of Haematobia irritans isolate KBUSLIRL chromosome 2, ASM5000362v1, whole genome shotgun sequence:
- the LOC142224545 gene encoding uncharacterized protein LOC142224545, which produces MGSPASPIVADILMEKLLDDSLKKLVHKPKVITKYVDDLFAIIKETEIERTLAELNNFHDSIKFTMELEETQKLPYLDILIIKNGENIFMDWYQKNTASGRIMNFFSKHPKRIILNTAQNLIHRVLSISDQRFHQKNKKKLQSILEENNFPKKLSRDLIADFKPRTEKLDNDKQQKSYRSLLYIPGISERISKSNIFDRNKYNLAHKSNNTLKKLFTNTKDKIQKEETPNVIYEIPCEGNSSEKCEMVYIGTTKNKLKTRISGHKSDIKNRNNQKLQKTALATHCAKTRHQPNFNNVRILQQESNNNKRYTLEMLHINNVPTNRRINYKTDTDSIAHIYRHMICKTDDQLTRNNPNNNIRQPVQ; this is translated from the coding sequence ATGGGATCACCAGCCTCCCCCATTGTAGCAGACATTCTGATGGAAAAACTACTGGACGATAGCTTGAAAAAACTTGTACATAAACCTAAGGTAATAACAAAATACGTCGACGACTTATTTGCAATCATTAAGGAAACAGAAATCGAACGAACGTTGGCAGAACTCAACAATTTCCATGACAGTATCAAATTCACCATGGAACTAGAAGAAACCCAAAAATTACCGTATCTGGATATATTGATAATAAAAAAtggagaaaatatatttatggaTTGGTATCAAAAAAACACGGCGTCGGGAAgaattatgaatttcttttccAAGCATCCAAAAAGAATAATCTTGAACACTGCCCAAAATCTGATTCATAGAGTACTTTCCATAAGTGACCAAAGATTCCATCAGAAGAACAAGAAGAAACTACAAAGTATACTGGAAGAGAACAATTTCCCGAAGAAACTTAGTAGGGATTTAATAGCTGACTTTAAGCCACGTACAGAGAAACTGGACAATGACAAGCAGCAAAAATCTTACAGATCATTACTGTATATACCGGGAATATCGGAAAGGATATCAAAATCCAACATTTTTGACAGGAACAAATACAACTTAGCGCATAAGTCAAATAACACCTTGAAAAAACTGTTTACCAACACCAAAGACAAAATCCAAAAGGAAGAAACACCGAACGTTATTTATGAAATTCCATGTGAAGGAAATTCTTCGGAAAAATGTGAAATGGTCTACATCGGaaccacaaaaaataaattaaaaacgagAATATCAGGCCACAAATCAGATATAAAAAATCGTAAtaatcaaaaattacaaaaaacagcATTAGCAACCCACTGTGCAAAAACAAGGCATCAACCAAACTTCAATAATGTACGCATATTGCAACAAGaaagcaataacaacaaaaggTACACATTAGAAATGCTGCACATCAATAATGTACCAACAAATCGACGAATAAATTACAAAACGGACACTGACAGCATAGCACACATATACAGGCACATGATATGCAAAACCGATGACCAACTGACGAGGAATAATCCGAACAACAACATTAGACAACCAGTGCAATAG